A single Nostoc sp. PCC 7107 DNA region contains:
- a CDS encoding cupin domain-containing protein: MTDTSVKKVDSSHSPKGQDGQKYLASGKSLSMRLWENEQPGKDKQPTARDYETVGYVINGRAELHIEGQMVLLEPGSSWVVPKGSQHTYKILEPFTAVEATSPPAQVHGRDEN, encoded by the coding sequence ATGACTGACACAAGCGTTAAAAAAGTAGATTCTAGCCATTCACCCAAAGGTCAAGATGGTCAGAAATATCTAGCTTCTGGCAAATCACTTTCAATGCGCCTTTGGGAAAATGAACAACCAGGAAAAGATAAACAACCAACTGCACGGGACTATGAAACTGTTGGTTATGTAATTAATGGTCGTGCAGAATTGCATATAGAAGGGCAAATGGTTTTGCTAGAGCCTGGTAGTTCTTGGGTTGTTCCCAAAGGTTCACAACATACCTACAAAATCCTGGAACCATTCACCGCAGTGGAAGCAACTAGTCCACCCGCTCAAGTTCATGGGCGTGATGAAAATTAA
- the glmM gene encoding phosphoglucosamine mutase: protein MVSSITRTQGNIRGLSVTESYSCETGLEENLAFSLISLPATPLFGTDGIRGKVGELLNAPLALQIGFWTGVVLRNHAGETRPVILGQDSRNSSDMLAMALSAGLTAAGIEVWYLGLCPTPCVAYLTSMSDAIGGVMISASHNPPEDNGIKVFGADGAKLPQALQAEIEAGLRGKLAVAGGMSCGRHYSRPQLVSEYSQALKQPLQNHGNLQGMKIVLDLAWGAAVGLAPQVLMEMGAEVICLHNAADGDCINVECGSTHLDILQAAVKEHHADVGFAFDGDADRVLAVDNTGRQINGDYILYLWGRQLQQQQQLPDNLIVSTVMANLGFERAWQQQGGKLIRTAVGDQYVQAEMLRTGGMLGGEQSGHILCRHYGFTGDGLLTALHIANLVKQSGVSLGELVDQSFQTYPQLLKNVRVVDRDRRLGWKDCQPVQDAIALAEAAMGDSGRILVRASGTEPVIRVMVEAADAELTQHWTNELVAKVQQHLA, encoded by the coding sequence ATGGTTTCATCAATAACTAGAACTCAAGGCAATATTCGAGGTCTTTCTGTCACAGAATCTTATAGTTGTGAAACAGGACTGGAAGAGAATTTGGCATTTAGTTTGATATCGCTACCCGCAACTCCTTTGTTTGGTACAGATGGGATTCGAGGTAAAGTAGGAGAATTACTGAATGCGCCTTTAGCTTTACAAATAGGTTTTTGGACAGGCGTAGTTTTACGGAACCATGCAGGGGAAACACGACCAGTAATTCTGGGGCAAGATTCGCGTAATTCTAGCGATATGTTAGCAATGGCGTTGAGTGCTGGGTTAACAGCCGCTGGCATTGAAGTATGGTATTTAGGCTTATGTCCTACTCCTTGCGTTGCTTATCTTACCAGTATGAGTGATGCGATCGGCGGCGTGATGATTTCTGCCAGTCACAACCCACCCGAAGACAACGGGATTAAAGTTTTTGGTGCCGATGGCGCGAAGTTGCCACAAGCATTACAGGCAGAAATTGAAGCCGGATTACGCGGTAAGTTAGCAGTTGCAGGTGGGATGAGTTGCGGTAGACATTATTCTCGTCCGCAGTTAGTGAGTGAATACAGCCAAGCATTGAAACAGCCCTTGCAGAATCATGGAAATCTGCAAGGGATGAAAATAGTTTTAGATTTAGCTTGGGGTGCAGCCGTTGGGTTAGCACCCCAAGTATTGATGGAAATGGGCGCAGAAGTTATCTGCTTACATAACGCTGCTGATGGCGATTGCATTAACGTTGAGTGTGGTTCTACCCACCTCGATATTTTGCAAGCCGCAGTTAAAGAACATCACGCCGATGTCGGATTTGCCTTCGATGGCGATGCCGATCGCGTTTTAGCAGTCGATAATACTGGTAGACAAATAAATGGCGACTATATCCTTTACCTCTGGGGTCGCCAGCTGCAACAACAGCAACAATTACCAGATAACCTGATAGTTTCCACCGTCATGGCCAATTTAGGATTTGAACGAGCTTGGCAACAACAAGGTGGTAAATTGATTCGTACCGCCGTTGGTGATCAATATGTGCAAGCCGAAATGTTGCGGACTGGCGGAATGCTAGGCGGCGAACAATCTGGTCATATTTTGTGTAGACATTATGGCTTTACAGGGGATGGCTTATTAACAGCGCTGCATATCGCCAACTTAGTTAAACAATCTGGTGTTTCCTTGGGTGAATTAGTAGACCAAAGCTTCCAGACATATCCCCAATTATTAAAGAACGTGCGAGTAGTAGATCGCGATCGCCGTTTGGGGTGGAAAGATTGTCAACCTGTTCAAGATGCGATCGCCTTAGCTGAAGCCGCAATGGGTGATAGTGGTAGAATCTTAGTCCGCGCCTCTGGTACAGAACCAGTAATTAGAGTCATGGTTGAAGCCGCTGATGCCGAACTTACCCAACATTGGACAAATGAATTAGTCGCCAAAGTCCAGCAACATTTGGCGTAA
- a CDS encoding heme oxygenase (biliverdin-producing), which produces MSSNLASKLRVGTKKAHTMAENVGFVKCFLKGVVEKASYRKLVANFYFVYSAMEEEMEKHRQHPIVSKINFPQLHRKRTLEQDLSFYYGTNWREQIKLSPAGEAYVQRIREISATEPELLIAHSYTRYLGDLSGGQILKNIAVTAMNLNEGQGTAFYEFADIPDEKAFKANYRQTLDELPIDDATGDRIVEEANAAFGTNMKMFQELEGNLIKAIGMMLYNSLTRRRARGSTELATAE; this is translated from the coding sequence ATGAGCAGCAATTTAGCCAGCAAATTGCGTGTCGGCACGAAAAAAGCCCACACGATGGCAGAAAATGTAGGTTTTGTCAAGTGCTTTTTAAAAGGAGTGGTAGAGAAGGCTTCCTACCGTAAGCTAGTGGCTAACTTTTACTTTGTCTACTCGGCAATGGAAGAGGAGATGGAAAAGCACCGCCAGCACCCAATTGTTTCTAAAATTAATTTTCCCCAACTGCACCGTAAGCGTACCCTAGAGCAAGACCTAAGCTTTTATTATGGTACTAACTGGCGTGAGCAAATCAAACTATCGCCTGCGGGTGAAGCTTATGTGCAACGCATCCGCGAAATTTCTGCGACAGAACCAGAATTATTAATTGCTCATTCTTACACCCGTTATTTAGGCGATTTATCCGGGGGACAAATTCTCAAGAACATTGCTGTCACAGCGATGAATTTGAATGAAGGTCAAGGAACAGCCTTTTATGAATTTGCCGACATTCCTGATGAAAAGGCATTTAAAGCCAATTATCGGCAAACATTAGACGAACTGCCCATTGATGATGCTACAGGCGATCGCATCGTTGAGGAAGCTAACGCCGCCTTTGGCACCAACATGAAAATGTTCCAAGAGTTGGAAGGCAACTTGATTAAAGCGATCGGCATGATGTTATACAACAGCCTCACCCGCCGTCGCGCTCGTGGCAGTACCGAACTAGCTACAGCTGAGTAA
- the cobW gene encoding cobalamin biosynthesis protein CobW → MANKIPVTVITGFLGSGKTSLIRHLLQNNQGRRIAVLVNEFGELGIDGELLKSCQICPEDEDGGSNIFELTNGCLCCTVQEEFYPTMQELIKRRDSIDCIVIETSGLALPKPLVKAFRWQEIRNAATVDAVITVVDCAAVAAGTFASDLEAIAAQRQADDSLEHETPLQELFEDQLACADLVVLSKTDLVDAETKSQVEQLVKQELPRVVKMVESDRGQIDPSVLLGLQAAVEDNLDSRPSHHDNEEDHDHDDEITSTHLILDRAFDPEQLQQQLQNLVNQQEIYRIKGFVAVPNKPMRLVMQGVGNRFDKFYDRPWQTTEARQTRLVFIGRDLNSTEIESQLVAL, encoded by the coding sequence ATGGCTAACAAAATTCCCGTTACTGTAATTACAGGCTTCTTAGGCAGTGGTAAAACCAGCCTAATTCGTCACCTGCTGCAAAATAACCAAGGTCGTCGCATCGCCGTTTTAGTCAACGAATTTGGCGAATTGGGTATTGATGGCGAACTGTTGAAATCTTGTCAAATCTGCCCTGAAGATGAGGATGGCGGGAGTAATATCTTTGAGTTAACCAATGGTTGTCTTTGCTGCACTGTGCAGGAAGAATTTTATCCCACAATGCAAGAGTTGATTAAACGGCGGGACAGCATCGACTGTATTGTAATTGAAACATCTGGGTTAGCTTTGCCTAAACCGTTAGTTAAAGCCTTTCGTTGGCAAGAAATTCGCAACGCTGCAACCGTAGATGCAGTAATTACCGTGGTAGATTGTGCAGCTGTCGCCGCCGGGACATTTGCCAGTGATTTAGAAGCGATCGCCGCCCAACGCCAAGCAGATGATAGCTTAGAACATGAGACACCCTTGCAGGAATTATTTGAAGACCAACTCGCCTGTGCAGACTTGGTAGTTTTAAGTAAAACTGACTTAGTAGATGCAGAAACCAAATCACAAGTCGAGCAATTAGTCAAACAAGAACTACCCAGAGTGGTAAAAATGGTCGAGAGCGATCGCGGTCAAATCGATCCATCTGTATTATTAGGATTACAAGCCGCCGTCGAAGATAATTTAGATAGTCGTCCCAGCCATCACGATAACGAAGAAGACCACGACCACGATGACGAAATCACCTCAACCCATCTGATTTTAGACCGCGCCTTCGACCCCGAACAACTCCAACAACAGTTGCAAAATTTAGTCAACCAACAAGAAATCTACCGCATTAAAGGCTTTGTTGCCGTTCCTAATAAACCCATGCGCCTAGTTATGCAAGGTGTAGGAAACCGCTTTGATAAATTTTATGACCGTCCTTGGCAAACAACAGAGGCCAGACAAACCCGCTTAGTGTTTATCGGTCGTGATTTGAACTCCACAGAAATAGAATCCCAACTTGTAGCTTTGTAG
- a CDS encoding ABA4-like family protein, with translation MTISQLFDIANLFVLPFWALIILLPNWKVTRRIMESYIPFLPLAGAYLYLFITSITLENAQALSNPQLTDIARFFADETAAATGWIHFLVMDLFVGRFIYWEGQKTGVWTIHSLILCLFAGPMGVLSHILTYWITKAIYPKFPANEADTSPEQAMSR, from the coding sequence ATGACAATCTCGCAATTATTTGATATTGCCAATTTATTCGTTTTACCTTTTTGGGCGTTGATTATTCTCCTCCCCAACTGGAAAGTCACACGGCGAATTATGGAATCATACATTCCATTTTTGCCCTTAGCTGGAGCATATTTGTATTTATTCATTACCAGCATTACTCTAGAAAATGCCCAAGCTTTATCCAATCCTCAACTAACGGATATTGCGCGATTTTTTGCCGATGAAACAGCTGCTGCAACAGGTTGGATTCATTTTTTAGTGATGGATTTATTTGTTGGCAGATTTATCTATTGGGAAGGTCAGAAAACTGGAGTTTGGACAATTCATTCTCTCATTCTTTGTTTGTTTGCTGGGCCGATGGGAGTGCTTTCTCACATCCTGACTTACTGGATTACCAAAGCAATTTATCCCAAGTTCCCAGCTAATGAAGCAGACACATCACCAGAACAAGCTATGTCAAGATAA
- a CDS encoding class I SAM-dependent methyltransferase, whose protein sequence is MKNLVRCLGLLKALALALLVLASVITPSVLANQSQKSTTLDSTTTLQSIIANDHRSPANRERDKYRHPAETLEFFGLRPNMTVVELWPGNGWYTEILAPFLADKGQLIVTNFAPNDSKQPSVIFQQKLALAFQQKLEANPEVFGKVKVAQIHPPKELTLAPDNSVDMVVTFRNIHNWVGAGYADQVYAVAYKALKPGGILGVEEHRAKPGTSLEESIKTGYMSQDGVIAAVEKAGFKLVSKSEINANPKDTKDYPSGVWALPPTLRQGQKDRERFLAIGESDRMTLKFIKPKIAVNSRTSDSN, encoded by the coding sequence ATGAAAAACCTTGTGCGCTGCCTTGGATTGCTCAAAGCCTTAGCTTTAGCTTTGTTGGTATTAGCATCTGTGATAACTCCGAGTGTTCTGGCTAACCAGAGCCAAAAATCCACAACTTTGGATAGCACAACAACACTTCAAAGCATCATTGCTAACGATCATCGCTCCCCAGCCAATCGGGAACGAGATAAGTATCGTCACCCCGCAGAAACTCTGGAATTTTTTGGTTTACGTCCCAACATGACCGTAGTTGAATTATGGCCGGGAAATGGTTGGTATACCGAGATATTAGCTCCATTTCTAGCGGACAAAGGACAACTTATAGTTACTAACTTTGCGCCGAACGACAGTAAACAACCCTCGGTAATTTTCCAACAGAAGTTAGCCTTGGCTTTTCAACAAAAGTTAGAAGCTAATCCAGAAGTTTTTGGTAAGGTGAAAGTTGCCCAGATTCATCCCCCAAAAGAACTAACTTTAGCCCCAGATAACTCTGTAGATATGGTTGTGACTTTCCGCAATATTCATAACTGGGTTGGTGCTGGCTATGCCGATCAGGTTTATGCAGTGGCTTACAAAGCACTCAAGCCAGGGGGAATTTTGGGAGTGGAAGAACACCGCGCCAAGCCGGGTACTTCTTTAGAAGAAAGTATTAAAACGGGCTATATGTCTCAAGATGGCGTAATTGCTGCTGTGGAGAAAGCTGGCTTCAAATTGGTGAGCAAATCAGAAATTAATGCCAATCCTAAAGATACTAAAGACTATCCTTCTGGCGTTTGGGCGTTACCTCCAACCTTGAGACAAGGCCAAAAAGATAGGGAACGTTTCCTGGCTATTGGCGAGAGCGATCGCATGACCTTAAAGTTTATTAAGCCCAAAATTGCCGTAAATAGTAGAACTTCTGACTCCAACTAG
- a CDS encoding single-stranded DNA-binding protein: protein MNSCVLMADIIQEPQLRYTADNLAVTEMLVQFANSQRPEDPPATLKVVSWGNLATDVQQNYHQGDRVIIEGRLGMVTFERRNEGFKEKRAELTIQRIHPVGTGFYTSSVPDTYSQPAPSATTAPPAYTQAEVPSYDSRPAAAPATSNVSVAPPVKNPEPAYQPSNFERSYTPATEEPDPDDIPF from the coding sequence ATGAACAGCTGCGTTTTAATGGCAGATATTATTCAAGAGCCACAATTACGCTACACAGCAGATAATCTAGCAGTTACAGAAATGCTAGTACAGTTTGCTAATTCCCAAAGACCAGAAGATCCGCCAGCAACCTTGAAAGTTGTGAGTTGGGGAAATTTAGCTACAGATGTGCAGCAAAATTATCATCAAGGCGATCGCGTGATTATTGAAGGGCGTTTAGGCATGGTAACATTCGAGCGCCGGAACGAAGGTTTTAAAGAAAAACGTGCCGAACTGACAATTCAACGCATTCATCCTGTAGGCACAGGTTTTTATACTTCATCAGTCCCAGACACTTACTCGCAACCAGCACCTTCAGCAACAACGGCTCCCCCAGCATATACTCAAGCTGAGGTTCCCAGTTATGATTCGCGTCCCGCAGCCGCACCGGCTACTAGCAATGTTAGTGTTGCGCCGCCAGTCAAAAACCCTGAACCAGCATATCAACCCAGCAATTTTGAGCGTAGCTACACGCCAGCGACAGAAGAACCCGATCCAGATGATATTCCGTTTTAA
- a CDS encoding ABC transporter ATP-binding protein — protein sequence MRETVLEVRNLQVEFSSDDNSLKAVDGISFELHRGETLGIVGESGSGKSVTSLAVMGLLQTPGRVSGGEIWFRQQPEAKPINLVELPPEQMQLHRGGDLAMIFQEPMSSLNPVYTIGFQLTEAIMRHQNVSTAEARQIAIAGLQEVKLLPSDELIKQQYLETWPQTNPHSPTPDDYKLAQLVKQHKEAILERYPHQLSGGQLQRVMIAMAISCNPLLLIADEPTTALDVTVQATIIDLLRELQQTREMALIFITHDLGLISEIADKVGVMYKGKIVEYGAAADIFSNPQHPYTKGLVACRPTLNHRPHKLLTVADYMSVKETVNGELLIQAKEPPQPSEISPEEISTRLANLEEKPALLQIRNLKVGFPVRGVFGGTKRYNMAVNDVSFDVKPGETLGLVGESGCGKTTLGRTLLRLIEPISGEIIFDGQNITKLKGETLQKLRREMQIVFQNPFSALDPRMKVGDAIMEPLLIHSVGKTVKQRRDRVAELLERVGLSADAINRYPHQFSGGQRQRICIARSLALNPRFIICDESVSALDVSVQAQVLNLLKELQDEFQLTYIFISHDLSVVKFMSDRILVMNRGQIVEQGTAESIYREPKQAYTQKLIASIPTGSPERIRDRHLRTI from the coding sequence ATGAGAGAAACTGTCCTAGAGGTTCGCAATCTCCAAGTTGAATTTTCCAGTGATGACAACAGCCTCAAAGCTGTAGATGGAATTTCGTTTGAACTACATCGGGGTGAAACTCTAGGAATTGTAGGAGAATCAGGAAGCGGAAAATCTGTAACTTCACTTGCAGTCATGGGGTTGTTACAAACTCCCGGTAGGGTAAGTGGTGGGGAAATTTGGTTTCGTCAACAGCCAGAAGCCAAGCCAATTAATTTGGTAGAGTTACCGCCGGAACAAATGCAGCTACACCGAGGCGGCGACTTGGCGATGATTTTCCAAGAACCGATGAGTTCGCTGAATCCAGTTTATACGATTGGCTTTCAGTTAACGGAAGCGATTATGCGTCATCAAAATGTCTCTACAGCTGAAGCTAGGCAAATTGCGATCGCAGGTTTGCAAGAAGTTAAACTTCTGCCTAGTGATGAACTAATCAAACAACAATATCTCGAAACTTGGCCGCAAACTAACCCCCATTCACCCACACCAGATGATTACAAACTGGCGCAGTTGGTAAAACAGCACAAAGAAGCCATCTTAGAACGTTACCCGCACCAACTTTCCGGCGGACAGTTGCAACGGGTGATGATTGCAATGGCAATTTCTTGCAACCCATTGCTGTTAATTGCAGATGAACCAACCACAGCCTTAGATGTGACGGTGCAAGCCACAATTATTGATTTGTTGAGAGAATTGCAACAAACCCGCGAGATGGCGTTGATTTTTATCACCCACGACTTGGGATTAATCTCGGAAATTGCCGATAAAGTTGGGGTGATGTACAAAGGTAAAATTGTTGAATATGGTGCCGCAGCAGATATTTTTAGTAACCCGCAACATCCATATACTAAGGGATTAGTAGCTTGTCGCCCCACACTCAATCATCGTCCCCACAAACTACTAACGGTGGCAGATTATATGAGTGTGAAGGAAACAGTTAATGGCGAGTTGTTAATTCAGGCAAAAGAACCACCACAACCATCAGAAATTTCTCCAGAAGAAATTAGCACACGATTGGCAAATCTGGAAGAAAAGCCAGCTTTATTGCAAATCCGCAACCTAAAAGTAGGTTTCCCAGTGCGGGGGGTGTTTGGTGGAACAAAACGCTACAACATGGCAGTGAATGATGTTTCCTTTGATGTTAAGCCAGGGGAAACTTTAGGTTTAGTAGGTGAATCTGGTTGCGGTAAAACCACTCTCGGTAGAACTTTGTTGCGGTTAATTGAACCGATAAGTGGAGAGATTATTTTTGATGGTCAGAATATCACCAAGTTAAAGGGCGAAACTTTGCAGAAACTCCGGCGCGAAATGCAAATTGTCTTCCAAAACCCCTTTAGCGCCCTTGACCCCCGGATGAAAGTTGGCGATGCAATTATGGAACCGTTGTTAATTCACTCTGTGGGTAAAACGGTTAAACAACGACGAGATAGAGTTGCGGAACTTTTAGAACGGGTGGGTTTGAGTGCAGATGCGATTAACCGTTATCCTCATCAGTTTTCTGGTGGTCAGCGTCAACGGATTTGTATAGCCCGTTCCTTGGCTTTAAATCCGAGATTTATTATTTGTGATGAATCGGTTTCGGCGCTAGATGTATCGGTGCAGGCGCAAGTATTGAATTTGTTGAAAGAATTGCAAGATGAATTTCAACTCACTTATATTTTTATTTCTCATGATTTGAGTGTAGTGAAATTTATGAGCGATCGCATTTTAGTTATGAATCGTGGTCAAATTGTCGAACAAGGTACAGCCGAAAGCATCTACCGCGAACCTAAACAAGCATATACACAAAAGTTAATTGCGTCCATTCCTACAGGTAGCCCAGAAAGAATACGCGATCGGCATTTGCGGACTATATAA
- a CDS encoding DUF411 domain-containing protein has protein sequence MNKFLASGIILLGIIIITVASITSNSASAIAASIWDNETESYSGKQEMIVYRSPSCSCCGDWLDHVKKHGFKIKEDVKTDEMEAIKQKYNLPSELASCHTAIIDGYVMEGHVPADDIKRLLKQKPQLAGLAVPAMPVGTPGMEIGNTKEPFSVIAFNKKGELQVFNSYESY, from the coding sequence ATGAACAAATTTTTAGCTTCGGGAATTATCTTACTAGGCATAATAATTATTACTGTAGCGAGTATAACTAGTAATTCTGCATCGGCGATCGCAGCGAGTATTTGGGACAATGAAACTGAATCTTATTCCGGCAAGCAGGAAATGATTGTTTATCGTAGCCCCAGCTGTAGCTGCTGTGGAGATTGGTTAGACCACGTAAAAAAACATGGTTTTAAAATTAAAGAAGATGTCAAAACTGACGAGATGGAGGCAATTAAACAAAAATATAATTTACCTTCAGAGTTAGCATCTTGTCACACGGCAATTATCGACGGTTATGTGATGGAAGGTCATGTTCCTGCTGATGACATCAAGCGGTTACTAAAGCAAAAACCACAACTTGCAGGTTTAGCTGTTCCCGCAATGCCTGTAGGCACACCTGGAATGGAAATAGGAAATACAAAAGAGCCTTTTTCTGTGATTGCATTTAATAAAAAAGGCGAATTGCAAGTATTTAACAGCTATGAGTCTTATTAA
- a CDS encoding AAA family ATPase, translated as MAFDYFSSNESTSNNNKQQNLLTSGWRPLQRDLDWEFLWQLAQNDTKEFAQKSFNLASTFSEVLGRNNFTWWANLLGVASENTRYELERFWNYITPDPQSPDHRYKDVLSTETPILQFVSRNSIPIDYVLNRLQEITVLRVLQILGRPNVITQYYSERDFYFPVEKFINWERLDVVNTVNAYWSMYDIWLQIEPYDRGRRQYTLMSKDLAPLVNKATYDLAVMLSGYQSRVGKVHSQFPIRTFPAEIQSFTDTLQQAVLNQNQLAVVVHGEPGTGKTAWTQAVAKEILMPLGFVIFILDHDAIANFVPPTYLERICIIINEADNLAQNRASEIAQSNNKTEHILSLLDGTLYQSVIDESGIQMKQRLVVLMTCNTTERLDPAMLRKGRVDLIAEFTQRFV; from the coding sequence ATGGCATTTGATTATTTTAGTAGTAACGAAAGCACATCCAATAATAATAAACAGCAAAATTTACTGACTAGTGGTTGGCGGCCATTACAACGAGATTTAGATTGGGAATTTTTATGGCAACTTGCACAAAATGACACCAAGGAATTTGCCCAAAAAAGCTTTAATTTAGCCAGCACATTTAGTGAAGTTTTAGGGAGAAATAATTTTACTTGGTGGGCAAACTTATTAGGCGTAGCCTCTGAAAATACCCGCTATGAATTAGAAAGGTTTTGGAATTATATTACACCTGACCCGCAATCACCAGACCATCGTTATAAAGATGTTTTGAGTACAGAAACACCGATATTACAATTTGTCAGTCGCAACAGCATACCCATTGATTATGTTTTGAATCGTCTACAAGAAATTACTGTTTTACGAGTCTTACAAATTTTAGGCAGACCTAATGTAATTACCCAGTATTACTCCGAGAGAGATTTTTATTTTCCGGTGGAGAAATTTATCAATTGGGAACGTTTAGATGTTGTTAATACTGTGAATGCGTATTGGTCAATGTATGACATTTGGCTGCAAATTGAACCTTACGATCGCGGTAGGCGACAATATACTTTAATGTCTAAAGATTTAGCGCCATTAGTTAACAAAGCTACCTACGATTTAGCGGTGATGTTAAGTGGCTATCAAAGTCGTGTGGGTAAGGTTCACAGCCAATTTCCCATTCGCACATTTCCCGCAGAGATTCAAAGTTTTACCGATACATTACAACAAGCGGTTCTCAATCAAAATCAGTTAGCAGTGGTAGTACATGGCGAACCAGGTACAGGTAAAACCGCCTGGACACAAGCCGTAGCGAAAGAAATTCTGATGCCTTTGGGGTTTGTCATCTTCATTTTAGATCATGATGCGATCGCTAATTTTGTCCCGCCAACTTACTTAGAACGTATTTGTATTATTATTAACGAAGCTGACAACTTAGCCCAAAATCGCGCTTCGGAAATAGCCCAATCTAATAATAAAACCGAACATATTTTGAGTTTGTTGGATGGCACTTTATACCAAAGCGTCATTGATGAATCTGGAATTCAGATGAAACAGCGGTTAGTTGTGTTGATGACTTGCAATACCACCGAAAGATTAGACCCCGCAATGTTACGTAAGGGACGGGTAGATTTAATCGCTGAATTTACACAGCGATTTGTGTAA
- a CDS encoding threo-3-hydroxy-L-aspartate ammonia-lyase: MSQHDSVTVDDVKAAQGRLVGIAHQTPVLTSRLMNDRTHNQVFFKCENFQRTGAFKFRGAYNALVQLSEIQKQQGVITFSSGNHAQAIALAGKLLHIPTTIVMPDDAPEVKQQATRSYGAEVILYSRHESDREELAKTLASDRQLTLIPPYDHPHVIAGQGTTALEFIQEVGQLDYLLVCCGGGGLISGCAIATKALLPTCQVIGVEPELADDATRSFHSKTLQTVINPPTIADGVRTPSLGKLTFPLVLNYVDDMVTVSETAIINSMFFLWERLKIVVEPTGALAAAALLSGVVSVKDAKIGVIISGGNVDLAKVAKLYSGNY; encoded by the coding sequence ATGTCACAGCATGACTCCGTTACTGTAGACGATGTAAAAGCAGCACAAGGGCGGCTTGTGGGGATAGCGCACCAGACACCAGTGTTAACGTCTAGACTGATGAACGATCGCACCCATAACCAAGTATTTTTTAAATGCGAAAACTTTCAACGCACAGGCGCATTTAAATTTCGAGGTGCATACAATGCCTTAGTACAGTTATCAGAAATTCAAAAACAACAGGGTGTAATTACATTTTCCTCTGGTAATCATGCCCAAGCGATCGCTCTCGCGGGAAAGTTACTGCATATTCCTACAACTATTGTGATGCCTGATGATGCGCCAGAAGTAAAGCAACAAGCCACCCGCAGTTATGGCGCAGAGGTGATTTTATACAGTCGCCACGAAAGTGACCGCGAAGAATTAGCCAAAACCCTAGCCAGCGATCGCCAGCTTACCTTGATTCCGCCGTACGATCATCCTCATGTTATCGCCGGACAAGGAACTACAGCTTTAGAATTCATCCAAGAAGTTGGTCAACTAGACTATTTATTAGTTTGTTGTGGTGGTGGTGGCTTAATATCAGGATGTGCGATCGCGACAAAAGCACTGTTACCTACGTGTCAAGTTATTGGTGTGGAACCAGAACTTGCTGATGATGCAACTCGTTCCTTTCACAGCAAAACTCTGCAAACCGTGATTAATCCGCCAACAATTGCTGATGGTGTGCGGACTCCTAGCCTTGGTAAATTAACTTTTCCCCTAGTACTGAATTACGTTGATGATATGGTGACAGTCTCGGAAACTGCCATTATTAACAGTATGTTTTTCCTGTGGGAACGCCTGAAAATTGTCGTTGAACCTACTGGTGCATTAGCCGCAGCAGCATTACTCAGCGGTGTAGTGTCAGTAAAAGACGCGAAAATAGGTGTAATTATCAGTGGTGGTAATGTAGATTTAGCAAAAGTTGCTAAATTATATTCAGGAAATTACTGA